From the genome of Leptospiraceae bacterium:
ATCTATGGAGGTTTTATATATCAAAAATCCAATGAATATCGATATCGAAATAGAAAAAAGTGTTATGCCTGTAAATAGTTTTGTTCGAATGGAGAATTTCATTTAGCTGTAAACAATATACTTTTTCTTGCTAAATTTGAATATTAAATTTCGATAGGAAAATGACAATCGAACCACTTTCTTTAGGCTGCCCATGGTCGAATTTTTTACCACCTACCATTCAATTTTGTGAACGTAATCTGTGTTCTTATATTACAACTCCAGCAAATACATGGTCAAACTTGTCTTATATTTTCATCGGTATATTTTTATTATTCAAAATTAGAAAAAAAAATACACCTAGATATTTAACGTTATTTCCCATAGCCGCAATTTTGACTGGTATTGCCTCTTTTTTATACCATGCAAGTTTTACGTTTTTATTTCAATTTTTTGACTTATCATCTATGTATCTTTTTTCTTGTATTTTATTAGTACTTAATTGGCAACGAATTCGACCATTAGAAATTTCTAAATTAATTTCTCTATTTTTTATACTAATTCTAAGTTCGATAATTCTACTTTATTTTTTTAAAAAATATGGAATTCTTATTTTTGGATTACACTTAGTAATTGCTATATGTCTTGAGTATAGAATTTATTTATCTCAAAAATCATCTAAATTTTCTGGATTAAAATATTATACTAATTTTCTATTTGCTATTTTTTGTTTTTTTCTAGCACTTTTTATTTGGATTTTAGATTTCAAAAAAATTATTTGTTATCCTGATAACCATATTTTGCAGGGACATGCGGTTTGGCATATACTTACTTCTTTTTGTTATTTGTTTCTATTTCGGTTTTATGATGAAATAAAGAGTATTTAGTTGTTCCAAGCGGCGCATTTTTTATTTTTGATTCTAAGAAAATTTTCATTGAATCACTAGGGAGAGATTCAATTTTAAATCTAGCCAATTGTCCTGATTTACGAGCTTGTGCGTAATAGATATTATCCGTTAAGGCGGAATCTATAGAATTTGCTAGATCCTCATTATTAAATTGATTTAAAGTTTCTAGAAATAAAATATACATACCAATATTTTCTTTCACTTCAGGTTTCACATAGTAAAATTCTGGAATAATTTTCTTTTTTTGAAATTCTGACTTTAATACAGCATTTAAATAGACTTCACTTAGTTTTTCTCCTACAAGGTCAGATATAGTTTCCTCTTTTCCTAAAAATCGGAAAGCAGGAATTTGATTGAATTTTCCGGCTAATTGAATTTGATCCTTAGTGGCATATCGATATAATCCTCCGCCTGTAGTCAAAATTACTTCATATATTGAATCTGGTTTTACTTCATTTGCTAATACAATGGAACCTGATTTTATATCCCTAAATTCGAAAAAATGGGAATTTATCGCGAGTAAATTACCTGAAAATTCTTCCAAAAACACTGGAAAAGTTATAAATCCCTCAGTGGATAATAATCCTTTTCCTTGGATTTTAGTATTGGGGAATTTTTTTTCTATTTCACTAATGAATAATTTCGAATTTCCTTCTGTCCAAAGGCTAATTAAGGTTAAGTGCTTCCAAACTTTTTCCCAAAATAAATTATCATCTAGAGAAATGGTTCTTAAATATTTTGCCCTATTTGGGTTTTTAGATAATTTTTTTCGTAATGTTATTTCAATTTCTGAATCTATTTTTACAGAAATAGTTCCGTTTTCCATATCCTTTAATAATAATTGAGAAATTTCTTTATAATAATCTAAAAGTATTTTTAAATAACTTGGACTCCATACAGAAATTAATCGAAGCTCTGGATCAGACATTAAAAAAAGTAGAGTAATATATTTAAAATCATTAAAGTTTGAAATTTTAGATACAATAGAAGGGACTGACTGGATTGAGTTAACTAAAAGTTTTTCTAATATTCCAAAGTATAATGGATTTTCTTCAAAGCTGACAGGTATTTTTGAGTTATATTTTTCTTTATTTAGAACGGGAGTTACAGTCCAGTATGCGCGACCTCTACATAAATCGGGAAAATTTTCAAATAAATTATATACCCATGCTCCTAAAGATTCTTCAAATTCTTTTTTTAAACTAACGTTATATGGTATCCATTTGGAGGAGTTGGTTGTTCCGCTTGTAAGTGTAAAACGGGTAAAAGGATCAAAACTTAGTATGCCTTTTTTTCCATTTCGAATTTGTTCCAAATAGTGTTTATAATCTTCATACTCTGTGACGGGTACTTTTTCTTGGTAATCTTTTATATTTCGAATCGATTTAAAGGTATATCGTTTTCCATAACTGGTATTTTGGTTTTTTTTTAGTAAATTTAGTAGATACGTTTCTTGAATCTGAGCCATATTATTGGATGCTTTTATGAAATTGTCAAATTTACTTTTGGAGAGCATTTTCCAGATTTTATTTGATAAATAGGTGATATAGTTCATTTTAATTTCCTTTTTCTAAAGCTCTTACAATAAATGGACGTAGATTATTCCAAACAAAGTAAGTAAATTACCTTACATTATCATTTCATTAAAAAAGAAATAAGAAATAAGAATGAAAAGAAATATTAACCTTCAAAGGAAACTTGGACCCGTCCTATTTTTTTATTCAATATCGAAAATTACAACAGGTTTTTCCCCTATCGCTTAATTAGCTATCCCTAAGTTGATATATCGGAAGCTATTGATTTAATTACCATATTTGCATTTTCTAATATTCTTAAATTGACTTTAATTTTAAATTTTTACCTTTTTGCGTTACATCAGTTATTAAATTTTATATATGCATTCATGTTTCTGTAGTTAGATGCAATCTCTAAATTTGTACAATGCCCTGTGTAATTTATCTTTTTCCTGAATATCGGCAACTAAAAAATTTGCATTTTTTCCCTTTGATTAAATAATCCGTACGGATTTGAGCTTGGTGTTATTCGCACTTAATCATATATGTCGCCAAACGTTTATGTCATTAAGTTTAGAATTTTTCACCAAGTAGAAGGCTACGACAGTAGATAAACACGGATAGATTTAATAAGTCTCAGTTTATTAGATTTCTGAATCGTAAATGTCTACGTTAGCGAGATTAAAAATTTGGGTACTACTTACTTTTGAATGACTAATTTACCATTTAAAAGTAAGTTAGTTCTACGAACCAAATACTTTTCTATACTTCTCTACTTTCGGTTTTACAACATAGGCACAATAAGAGTTGTACGGATTATTACGAAAATAATTTTGGTGGTAGTCTTCTGCAGGATAAAAAATTTCTAGTGGGACAATATCTGTAACAATAGGATTCTTCCAGTTAGCCGCTGCAGAAGTTTTAGAGGATTCTGCGATTTGTTTTTGTAGATCATTGTGGTAGAATATAATGGAACGGTATTGTGTTCCTTGGTCATTTCCTTGTCGATTCAGAGTAGTTGGGTCGTGCACAGTCCAAAATATATCTAAAATTTTTTCCAATGAAATAATATTGGGATCAAATTCAATTTGCACTACTTCAGCATGACCGGTTGTTTCATCACATACTTCCTTATAAGTGGGATTTTTTTTATGCCCCCCCGCATAACCAGACGTAACCGATTTTACGCCATCTACCAATTGATATACAGCTTCTAAACACCAAAAACACCCACCGCCTATAGTTGTTTGTTCCATTTTTAATCCTTTTTTTCATAATTGAAATTTATCTTAAAACAAACAAGGATTTTGTATGAATTAGATAGATTTCTGTAAGAGTTTCTTTATTTTATTTTCAAAATAATTTCTTGACACAATTTATATCCTCGAATATATTCATCGATTCTAAAATGCTTTTTAGAAAGGACTATGTATGAAGTGGACTATTTTATTAAACTTGATTTTTTTCTGTATGTATTGTGCAACTGAAGAGGTCAAAGAGAATAAACCAGCTGTAATTGAAACTCCCAAATCGGAAGTGGTACAACCAGCTAAAACAGATTCTAAGCCTAGATATCTTGATATAGATTTTGCAAAAGAAAGATTACTCAAAGATCAGACGGATGCAGAAAAAGTTGGTAAAGCGAAGGCGTTGATTCATGAAGCAAATACGCTTTCTAAATTAAAGAAAAATGATGATGCAATATTAAAATTTGAAGAAGCATTTGGATATGGCACAGACGGCGAGGCTTATTATCGATATGGAAATACTCTTTC
Proteins encoded in this window:
- a CDS encoding ceramidase domain-containing protein, whose amino-acid sequence is MTIEPLSLGCPWSNFLPPTIQFCERNLCSYITTPANTWSNLSYIFIGIFLLFKIRKKNTPRYLTLFPIAAILTGIASFLYHASFTFLFQFFDLSSMYLFSCILLVLNWQRIRPLEISKLISLFFILILSSIILLYFFKKYGILIFGLHLVIAICLEYRIYLSQKSSKFSGLKYYTNFLFAIFCFFLALFIWILDFKKIICYPDNHILQGHAVWHILTSFCYLFLFRFYDEIKSI
- a CDS encoding GH3 auxin-responsive promoter family protein, whose translation is MNYITYLSNKIWKMLSKSKFDNFIKASNNMAQIQETYLLNLLKKNQNTSYGKRYTFKSIRNIKDYQEKVPVTEYEDYKHYLEQIRNGKKGILSFDPFTRFTLTSGTTNSSKWIPYNVSLKKEFEESLGAWVYNLFENFPDLCRGRAYWTVTPVLNKEKYNSKIPVSFEENPLYFGILEKLLVNSIQSVPSIVSKISNFNDFKYITLLFLMSDPELRLISVWSPSYLKILLDYYKEISQLLLKDMENGTISVKIDSEIEITLRKKLSKNPNRAKYLRTISLDDNLFWEKVWKHLTLISLWTEGNSKLFISEIEKKFPNTKIQGKGLLSTEGFITFPVFLEEFSGNLLAINSHFFEFRDIKSGSIVLANEVKPDSIYEVILTTGGGLYRYATKDQIQLAGKFNQIPAFRFLGKEETISDLVGEKLSEVYLNAVLKSEFQKKKIIPEFYYVKPEVKENIGMYILFLETLNQFNNEDLANSIDSALTDNIYYAQARKSGQLARFKIESLPSDSMKIFLESKIKNAPLGTTKYSLFHHKTEIETNNKKK
- the msrA gene encoding peptide-methionine (S)-S-oxide reductase MsrA — its product is MEQTTIGGGCFWCLEAVYQLVDGVKSVTSGYAGGHKKNPTYKEVCDETTGHAEVVQIEFDPNIISLEKILDIFWTVHDPTTLNRQGNDQGTQYRSIIFYHNDLQKQIAESSKTSAAANWKNPIVTDIVPLEIFYPAEDYHQNYFRNNPYNSYCAYVVKPKVEKYRKVFGS